One window from the genome of Oceanisphaera sp. IT1-181 encodes:
- the fdx gene encoding ISC system 2Fe-2S type ferredoxin: MAKIVFLPHAELCPEGAEVEVLPGETVLDAALRNGIDIEHACEKVCACTTCHIIVREGFDSLNESTELEDDMLDKAWGLEPESRLGCQTRIIDEDLVIEIPKYTVNMVSESQ, translated from the coding sequence ATGGCCAAGATTGTATTTTTGCCTCATGCCGAGCTGTGCCCAGAGGGCGCCGAGGTTGAAGTCCTGCCCGGTGAAACGGTATTGGACGCGGCACTGCGCAATGGTATTGATATTGAACATGCCTGTGAAAAAGTCTGTGCTTGTACCACCTGTCATATTATTGTGCGCGAAGGCTTTGATTCACTGAATGAAAGCACTGAGTTAGAAGATGACATGTTGGATAAAGCCTGGGGCTTAGAGCCAGAGTCACGTCTGGGTTGCCAAACCCGCATCATCGACGAAGACTTAGTGATAGAGATCCCTAAGTACACCGTCAACATGGTGTCTGAGAGCCAATAA
- a CDS encoding bifunctional tRNA (adenosine(37)-C2)-methyltransferase TrmG/ribosomal RNA large subunit methyltransferase RlmN, with protein sequence MSEKKINLLDLDRDGIRAFFDELGEKPFRADQVMKWIYHFGCDDFEQMTNINKVLRAKLQEKAEIRAPEISVEKISEDGTIKWAMMVGDQEVETVYIPDGDRATLCVSSQVGCALDCKFCSTAQQGFNRNLKVSEIIGQVWRAASRVGFIRDTGRKPITNVVMMGMGEPLLNLNNVVPAMSLMLEDYGFGLSKRRVTLSTSGVVPALDKMADMIDVALAVSLHAPNDKLRSQIMPINDKYNIAMLIASIRNYISKSTANQGKVTIEYVLLDHVNDDMQHAHELAELLKDLPCKINLIPFNPFPDNDYERPSNSRIDRFNKVLMQYGNTVTIRKTRGDDIDAACGQLVGDVIDRTKRTQKKQLQQETISVTMV encoded by the coding sequence ATGAGTGAAAAAAAAATAAACCTGCTGGATCTGGATCGTGATGGCATACGTGCGTTCTTCGATGAACTAGGCGAGAAGCCATTTCGAGCTGATCAAGTGATGAAATGGATCTATCACTTCGGTTGTGACGACTTTGAGCAGATGACCAACATCAACAAGGTGTTGCGCGCTAAGCTACAAGAAAAAGCCGAGATCCGCGCACCTGAAATCAGCGTCGAAAAAATCTCCGAAGATGGCACCATTAAGTGGGCCATGATGGTGGGCGACCAAGAAGTAGAAACCGTGTATATCCCAGACGGCGACCGCGCGACTTTATGTGTGTCTTCCCAAGTGGGTTGTGCGCTGGATTGCAAATTCTGCTCTACCGCTCAACAAGGCTTTAACCGTAACCTTAAGGTGTCGGAAATTATTGGCCAAGTGTGGCGCGCCGCCAGTCGCGTGGGTTTTATCCGCGACACCGGCCGCAAGCCCATTACCAACGTAGTGATGATGGGCATGGGCGAGCCGCTGCTTAACCTCAATAACGTGGTGCCCGCGATGAGCTTGATGCTAGAAGACTATGGCTTTGGTCTGTCTAAGCGCCGCGTAACCTTATCGACCTCTGGCGTGGTGCCCGCACTCGATAAGATGGCCGACATGATTGACGTGGCCTTGGCCGTGTCTTTGCATGCGCCTAATGATAAATTGCGCTCACAAATCATGCCGATCAACGATAAGTACAACATCGCCATGTTGATTGCCAGTATTCGCAATTACATCAGTAAATCGACGGCCAACCAAGGCAAGGTAACGATTGAGTATGTGTTACTGGATCACGTCAATGACGACATGCAACATGCCCATGAGCTGGCTGAGTTATTAAAAGACTTACCCTGCAAGATCAACCTGATCCCCTTTAATCCGTTCCCAGACAATGATTATGAAAGGCCAAGTAATAGCCGTATCGATCGCTTCAATAAAGTGCTGATGCAATACGGTAATACAGTGACCATTCGTAAAACTCGAGGCGATGACATAGATGCGGCTTGTGGCCAGTTAGTGGGTGATGTGATTGATCGCACTAAACGCACTCAGAAAAAACAGCTGCAGCAAGAAACTATATCCGTCACAATGGTTTAA
- the hscA gene encoding Fe-S protein assembly chaperone HscA: MALLQISEPGQSAAPHEHKWAVGIDLGTTNSLVAVVRSGVPETLVDEQERDLLPSVVHYGPQALRVGFDAKREADQDPQYTISSVKRLLGKALADIPRHRLPYVFNENNNGLISLDTPQGPVNPVQVSAEILKVLAARAEASLGNPVQGAVITVPAYFDDAQRQGTKDAAQLAGLQVLRLLNEPTAAAIAYGLDSGQEGVIAVFDLGGGTFDISILRLHRGVFEVLATGGDSALGGDDFDHMLADWIQQQANLTELSPSQQRNLLDVACAAKQSLTDQDSVQVSWQGWQGSLSRDEFDALILPWVNKTLMACRRALKDAGVTAAEVQEVVMVGGSTRVPLVRTRVGEFFATEPLTSLDPDKVVAIGAAIQADVLIGNKPDSDMLLLDVIPLSLGLETMGGLVEKVIPRNTTIPVARAQEFTTFKDGQTAMAIHVVQGERELVADCRSLARFNLTNIPPMAAGAAHIKVTFQVDADGLLSVSAMEKSSNVQAAIEVKPSYGLDEAEISQMLTASFEHAQSDIDARMLAEQKVEAARVIENINSALAADAAALLSESELANIVASVDLLAQAASGDDLAAIKRAVEKTDQQTADFAARRMDASIRRALAGQRVDKV; the protein is encoded by the coding sequence ATGGCATTACTACAAATTTCTGAGCCGGGTCAAAGCGCGGCACCGCATGAGCACAAGTGGGCCGTAGGCATTGACTTGGGCACCACTAACTCCTTAGTGGCCGTGGTACGCAGCGGCGTGCCCGAAACTCTGGTTGATGAACAAGAACGCGACTTGCTGCCCTCTGTGGTGCACTACGGCCCGCAAGCCTTGCGGGTGGGTTTTGACGCCAAGCGCGAAGCCGACCAAGATCCTCAATATACTATTTCCTCCGTTAAACGCTTACTGGGCAAAGCCTTGGCTGATATTCCACGCCATCGCTTACCTTATGTGTTTAATGAAAATAATAACGGCTTAATCAGCCTAGATACGCCACAAGGTCCGGTTAACCCGGTACAAGTGTCGGCGGAAATCCTCAAAGTGCTGGCGGCGCGTGCCGAGGCAAGCCTTGGCAATCCAGTGCAAGGTGCGGTTATTACCGTGCCCGCTTATTTTGATGATGCCCAGCGCCAAGGCACCAAAGATGCGGCGCAATTAGCGGGCTTACAGGTATTGCGCCTGCTTAACGAGCCGACCGCAGCCGCCATTGCTTATGGCCTGGACTCCGGTCAAGAGGGCGTGATTGCGGTGTTCGACTTAGGTGGTGGCACCTTCGATATTTCAATTTTACGACTGCATCGCGGCGTATTTGAAGTGTTGGCTACCGGTGGCGATTCCGCTCTGGGCGGCGATGACTTTGATCATATGTTGGCTGATTGGATCCAACAGCAAGCTAATCTCACCGAGCTTAGCCCCAGCCAGCAGCGTAATTTGCTGGATGTGGCCTGTGCCGCCAAGCAAAGCCTGACGGATCAAGATTCAGTCCAAGTTAGTTGGCAAGGTTGGCAGGGCAGCTTAAGCCGTGATGAGTTTGACGCGCTAATTTTACCTTGGGTTAATAAAACCCTGATGGCTTGTCGCCGCGCCTTAAAAGATGCGGGCGTCACGGCTGCTGAAGTCCAAGAAGTGGTGATGGTGGGTGGTTCTACTCGGGTGCCCTTAGTACGCACTCGTGTGGGTGAGTTTTTTGCCACCGAGCCGTTAACCAGTTTGGATCCGGACAAAGTAGTTGCCATAGGTGCGGCCATTCAGGCGGATGTGCTGATTGGCAATAAGCCCGATAGCGATATGCTATTGCTGGATGTGATCCCGCTGTCATTGGGTCTTGAAACTATGGGCGGTTTGGTCGAAAAGGTGATCCCACGTAACACCACTATCCCTGTGGCGCGTGCGCAGGAATTTACCACCTTTAAAGACGGGCAAACGGCGATGGCCATTCACGTGGTCCAAGGCGAGCGCGAGCTGGTCGCCGATTGTCGCTCTTTGGCCCGCTTTAACTTGACCAATATTCCGCCGATGGCTGCTGGTGCGGCGCACATTAAAGTGACCTTTCAGGTGGATGCCGACGGTCTGTTGTCGGTCAGTGCCATGGAGAAATCATCAAACGTGCAGGCGGCTATTGAAGTGAAGCCTTCTTATGGTTTAGATGAAGCCGAGATTAGCCAAATGCTGACCGCTTCTTTTGAGCATGCACAAAGCGACATAGATGCGCGCATGCTGGCCGAACAAAAGGTAGAAGCGGCACGAGTCATTGAAAATATTAACAGTGCGCTGGCCGCAGACGCTGCTGCGTTACTGAGCGAATCAGAGCTGGCCAACATTGTGGCCAGTGTCGACTTGCTTGCACAAGCCGCCAGCGGTGACGATTTGGCGGCCATTAAGCGGGCCGTCGAGAAAACAGACCAACAAACGGCTGACTTTGCCGCCCGACGCATGGATGCATCCATTCGTCGGGCCTTGGCCGGACAACGAGTAGATAAGGTGTAA
- the iscU gene encoding Fe-S cluster assembly scaffold IscU translates to MAYSEKVIDHYENPRNVGGFDKNDPTIATGMVGAPACGDVMKLQLKINDAGIIEDAKFKTYGCGSAIASSSLITEWVKGKSIEEAGTIKNTDIAEELALPPVKIHCSILAEDAIKAAIEDYKKKKNLA, encoded by the coding sequence ATGGCTTACAGCGAAAAAGTAATAGATCACTATGAAAACCCCCGTAACGTCGGCGGTTTTGACAAAAACGACCCCACCATTGCCACTGGCATGGTAGGCGCACCGGCCTGTGGCGACGTAATGAAGCTGCAGCTTAAAATCAACGATGCGGGTATTATTGAAGACGCCAAGTTCAAAACCTACGGTTGCGGCTCGGCCATTGCTTCAAGCTCTTTGATCACCGAATGGGTGAAAGGTAAGAGCATAGAAGAAGCAGGCACCATCAAAAATACCGATATCGCCGAAGAACTGGCCTTGCCGCCGGTAAAAATCCACTGCTCTATTTTGGCAGAGGATGCCATTAAGGCAGCCATCGAAGATTATAAGAAGAAGAAAAACTTAGCGTAA
- the ndk gene encoding nucleoside-diphosphate kinase, giving the protein MAIERTFSIIKPDAVAKNLVGAIYQRFEAAGLKIVAAKMVHLDNAKAEGFYAEHSERPFFKALVDFMTSGPVMVQVLEGENAVLRHREIMGATNPADALAGTIRADYADSIDENAVHGSDAPASAAREIAYFFSDAELCPRTR; this is encoded by the coding sequence ATGGCTATCGAACGCACTTTTTCTATCATCAAGCCTGATGCAGTAGCAAAAAACTTAGTTGGCGCTATCTATCAGCGCTTTGAAGCTGCGGGTCTGAAGATCGTAGCTGCAAAAATGGTACACCTAGATAACGCTAAAGCAGAAGGTTTCTACGCTGAGCACAGCGAGCGTCCTTTCTTTAAAGCACTGGTTGATTTCATGACTTCAGGTCCTGTTATGGTTCAGGTGCTGGAAGGCGAAAACGCTGTACTGCGTCACCGTGAAATCATGGGTGCAACTAACCCAGCTGACGCGTTGGCCGGTACTATCCGTGCCGATTACGCTGACAGCATTGACGAAAACGCCGTTCACGGTTCAGATGCTCCTGCTTCTGCTGCCCGTGAAATCGCGTACTTCTTCAGCGATGCTGAGCTGTGCCCACGCACGCGTTAA
- the ispG gene encoding flavodoxin-dependent (E)-4-hydroxy-3-methylbut-2-enyl-diphosphate synthase, translating to MSLPETPIKRRLSKQIRVGSVLVGGDAPITVQTMTNTLTTDVEATLAQIRAVEKVGADIVRISVPTMEAAEAFKLIRAGTTMPLIADIHFDYRIALQVAEYGADCLRINPGNIGNEKRIRAVVDCARDKGIPIRIGVNGGSLEKDIQEKYGEPNSAALVESAMRHVDILDRLNFDQFKVSVKASDVFLAVGAYRELARQIEQPLHLGITEAGGFRAGAVKSAIGLGMLLADGIGDTLRVSLAADPVEEIKVGFDILKSLRIRSRGINFIACPSCSRQEFDVISTVNELEQRLEDLVLPMDVSIIGCVVNGPGEALISDLGLAGAQRKSALYEGGERVGRLDNRNLVDVLEARIRAKAAMMDPSSRIAIKQQK from the coding sequence ATGTCCTTACCTGAAACTCCCATCAAACGTCGCCTCTCCAAGCAAATTCGCGTCGGCTCGGTATTGGTCGGGGGAGATGCCCCCATTACCGTACAGACCATGACCAACACCCTGACCACGGATGTTGAGGCAACGCTTGCCCAAATTCGTGCCGTAGAAAAAGTCGGCGCCGATATAGTGCGTATCTCTGTGCCGACCATGGAAGCCGCCGAAGCATTCAAATTGATCCGCGCCGGTACCACAATGCCGCTGATCGCCGATATCCATTTTGATTATCGCATCGCGCTGCAAGTGGCCGAATATGGCGCCGATTGCCTGCGTATTAACCCCGGTAATATTGGTAATGAAAAGCGGATCCGTGCCGTGGTCGATTGCGCCCGCGATAAAGGTATTCCCATTCGTATCGGCGTTAACGGCGGTTCATTAGAAAAAGACATCCAAGAGAAATACGGCGAGCCAAATTCCGCCGCCTTGGTTGAGTCGGCGATGCGCCACGTAGACATCTTAGACAGATTGAACTTCGACCAATTTAAAGTCAGCGTAAAAGCCTCAGATGTGTTCTTAGCCGTGGGCGCTTATCGTGAACTGGCGCGCCAAATTGAGCAGCCGCTGCATTTAGGTATAACCGAAGCCGGCGGCTTTCGTGCCGGCGCCGTTAAGTCTGCTATTGGTCTGGGCATGTTGTTAGCCGATGGAATCGGCGATACCTTGCGCGTGTCCTTGGCCGCAGATCCGGTAGAAGAAATTAAAGTGGGTTTTGATATTCTCAAATCCCTGCGTATTCGCTCGCGCGGTATTAATTTTATCGCTTGTCCGTCTTGCTCACGTCAAGAATTTGATGTGATAAGCACAGTTAATGAGCTCGAACAACGGCTGGAAGACTTAGTGCTGCCGATGGATGTGTCCATTATTGGCTGCGTGGTGAATGGCCCGGGTGAGGCATTAATTTCCGACTTAGGCCTAGCGGGAGCCCAGCGCAAAAGTGCCCTCTATGAGGGTGGTGAGCGCGTGGGGCGGCTAGATAATCGCAACTTAGTGGATGTGCTAGAAGCGCGCATTCGCGCCAAGGCCGCCATGATGGACCCGAGCTCGCGCATTGCCATCAAGCAGCAAAAGTAA
- the rodZ gene encoding cytoskeleton protein RodZ encodes MTINEADTQPQAEEKVSPGPGPGETLQQAREAKGWTQAEVARRLNLRLAVIESIDSDHYKAGVALTFLRGYIKAYAKVVGVPEAQALAAFDSMSHEQFKAVEPMKSFSKKTRQQASDKWLKRISWLVFLGLLTSLVYWWWHDGAGQPARHLESENNAVQTETGLTQPVTTSNEGVLPLNVGTEAAAVESDVESDVASADTSALDGAIEPVSDSAAEPTDAAAENAVDGTAVDDTTVDNATVANKTSGEPAASATSTNARLLTLSFSDDCWIKITDSQGKVLSEGVKSAQQSLALEGEPPFKLILGVPTAVRAEYLGKAVDLSSFRAGRAARLTVPQS; translated from the coding sequence ATGACTATAAATGAAGCAGACACTCAGCCACAGGCTGAAGAAAAAGTAAGTCCAGGCCCAGGTCCAGGTGAAACACTGCAACAAGCCCGTGAAGCCAAAGGCTGGACCCAAGCGGAAGTAGCACGCAGATTGAATCTGCGCTTGGCCGTGATCGAGTCTATTGACAGCGATCATTACAAGGCCGGCGTGGCACTGACGTTTTTACGCGGTTACATTAAAGCTTACGCCAAAGTAGTGGGCGTGCCTGAAGCTCAGGCGTTGGCCGCGTTTGATAGCATGAGCCATGAGCAATTTAAAGCTGTCGAGCCGATGAAAAGTTTTTCCAAAAAAACTCGCCAACAAGCCAGTGATAAATGGTTAAAACGCATTAGCTGGCTGGTATTTTTAGGCCTGCTTACTTCATTGGTGTATTGGTGGTGGCATGATGGTGCCGGTCAACCCGCTCGCCATCTTGAGTCTGAAAATAACGCTGTTCAAACAGAAACTGGCTTAACCCAGCCAGTAACGACTTCGAATGAGGGCGTGTTACCCCTGAATGTCGGCACAGAAGCCGCGGCGGTAGAGTCAGACGTAGAGTCAGATGTTGCATCTGCTGATACCTCTGCTCTTGATGGTGCTATCGAACCGGTGTCAGATTCTGCCGCCGAGCCGACGGACGCTGCTGCTGAAAATGCTGTTGATGGCACAGCGGTAGATGACACGACTGTTGATAATGCGACTGTTGCTAACAAGACAAGCGGCGAACCGGCAGCCAGCGCCACCAGCACCAATGCCCGTTTACTGACCCTGAGCTTTAGTGATGACTGCTGGATTAAAATTACCGACAGCCAAGGTAAGGTACTCAGCGAAGGCGTTAAAAGCGCCCAGCAGTCATTAGCACTGGAAGGCGAGCCGCCCTTTAAGTTAATTTTGGGCGTGCCGACTGCAGTGCGTGCCGAGTACTTAGGCAAAGCTGTCGACTTATCTTCGTTTCGTGCCGGTCGGGCTGCCCGACTGACAGTGCCGCAATCTTGA
- the hscB gene encoding co-chaperone HscB, translating into MNYFELFGLSVQFEQDSQALAEIYRGLQMQFHPDKFAAHPERERLQAVQRAAYINDAYTTLKQPLNRAEYLLSLQGVALNAEQQTLKDPLFLMQQMEWREQLEELGEATDVFAAIMAFEQELQQATSDYYAQLAQQLAIADWQAAADTVRKLKFMTKLHAELERLEDAQQDF; encoded by the coding sequence ATGAACTACTTTGAGCTATTTGGCTTAAGCGTACAGTTTGAGCAAGACAGCCAAGCGCTAGCCGAGATTTATCGTGGGCTGCAAATGCAGTTTCACCCCGATAAGTTTGCCGCACACCCTGAGCGAGAGCGTCTGCAGGCGGTACAACGTGCCGCCTATATTAACGATGCTTACACCACGCTTAAACAGCCCCTAAATCGCGCCGAATATTTGTTGTCTTTGCAGGGCGTTGCGCTCAATGCGGAGCAGCAAACGCTCAAAGATCCGCTGTTTTTAATGCAGCAGATGGAATGGCGTGAGCAGCTCGAAGAGCTGGGTGAAGCAACCGACGTATTTGCCGCCATTATGGCCTTTGAACAAGAGTTGCAGCAGGCGACGAGCGATTATTATGCCCAGCTTGCTCAGCAACTGGCGATTGCCGACTGGCAAGCCGCCGCCGATACGGTACGTAAACTTAAATTCATGACTAAGCTGCATGCCGAACTCGAACGTTTGGAAGATGCGCAGCAGGACTTCTAA
- the iscA gene encoding iron-sulfur cluster assembly protein IscA, whose product MAITITDAAAHRVQTFLNNRGKGLGLRLGVKTSGCSGLAYVLEFVDELSEGDQVFEHGDVKVIVDSKSLVYLDGTQLDFAKEGLNEGFKFINPNTDGECGCGESFNV is encoded by the coding sequence ATGGCGATCACCATTACCGATGCAGCGGCACACCGCGTGCAGACTTTCTTGAATAACAGAGGCAAAGGCTTAGGCTTACGCTTAGGGGTGAAAACCTCTGGCTGCTCGGGCCTGGCCTATGTGCTGGAATTCGTCGATGAACTGTCTGAAGGCGATCAAGTGTTCGAGCATGGCGATGTTAAAGTGATCGTCGATAGCAAAAGCTTGGTGTATCTCGACGGTACCCAACTCGACTTCGCCAAAGAAGGCTTGAATGAAGGCTTTAAATTCATCAACCCTAATACTGATGGCGAATGCGGTTGCGGCGAAAGCTTTAACGTTTAA
- the hisS gene encoding histidine--tRNA ligase, translated as MAKKIQAIRGMNDCLPEQAPTWQAAESALRQLMSSYGYAEVRMPIMETTGLFRRAIGEVTDVVEKEMYTFDDRNGESMTLRPEGTAGCVRAGIEHGLLYNQERRMWYMGPMFRYERPQKGRYRQFHQFGVEVFGLQGPDIDAELIMLTARLWKQLGVSEHLVLQLNSLGQPSERAEYRQALVAYLEQFFDQLDEDSQRRLHTNPLRVLDSKNPDVQALLHDAPVLSDYFGEETQAHFTGLTALLSAAGIEFEVNPRLVRGLDYYNLTVFEWVTESLGAQGTVCGGGRYDGLVEQLGGQATPAVGFAMGMERLVLLLETLNPDASEPALADIYIAIMGDSAQTAGFALAEQLRDQLPELKVLSHCGGGNFKKQLKRADKSGAGIALILGEDEVARSEVTVKYLRGQGEQQTLALDELIAQLKKVI; from the coding sequence GTGGCAAAAAAGATCCAAGCAATTCGCGGCATGAACGATTGTCTGCCGGAGCAAGCACCGACCTGGCAAGCGGCAGAGTCCGCATTACGTCAGTTAATGAGCAGCTACGGTTACGCCGAAGTGCGCATGCCGATCATGGAAACCACTGGCCTGTTTCGTCGTGCCATCGGTGAAGTGACCGATGTGGTCGAAAAAGAAATGTATACCTTTGACGATCGCAATGGCGAGAGCATGACCTTGCGCCCGGAGGGTACCGCAGGTTGCGTGCGTGCTGGCATCGAGCATGGTTTGCTGTACAACCAAGAACGACGCATGTGGTACATGGGTCCGATGTTTCGCTATGAACGTCCGCAAAAAGGCCGTTATCGTCAATTCCATCAATTTGGCGTGGAAGTGTTTGGCCTGCAAGGACCAGACATAGATGCCGAATTGATCATGCTTACCGCGCGCCTGTGGAAGCAATTAGGCGTGAGCGAGCATTTAGTCTTGCAGCTCAACAGCCTTGGCCAACCGAGTGAGCGGGCTGAATATCGCCAAGCCTTGGTGGCTTACCTAGAGCAGTTTTTTGACCAGCTTGATGAAGATAGCCAGCGCCGTTTGCACACCAATCCGCTGCGCGTACTAGACAGTAAAAACCCAGACGTACAAGCGCTGTTGCATGACGCACCCGTACTTAGCGATTACTTTGGCGAAGAAACCCAAGCCCACTTTACGGGCTTAACGGCGTTACTCAGCGCCGCGGGTATCGAGTTTGAGGTTAATCCGCGCTTGGTGCGTGGCCTTGATTATTACAACCTCACGGTATTTGAGTGGGTGACCGAGAGCTTGGGCGCCCAAGGCACGGTATGTGGTGGCGGCCGTTACGACGGTTTAGTGGAGCAACTCGGTGGCCAAGCTACTCCTGCGGTAGGCTTTGCCATGGGCATGGAGCGTTTAGTACTGCTGCTCGAAACTCTTAACCCGGATGCGAGCGAGCCAGCCTTAGCCGATATTTATATCGCCATTATGGGTGACAGCGCTCAAACGGCGGGTTTTGCACTGGCCGAGCAATTGCGCGACCAATTACCCGAACTTAAAGTGCTCAGCCATTGCGGCGGCGGTAACTTTAAAAAGCAATTAAAACGTGCCGACAAGAGTGGCGCCGGTATTGCCTTGATCTTGGGCGAAGATGAAGTGGCGCGTTCTGAAGTCACGGTTAAATATTTACGCGGTCAAGGCGAGCAACAAACCTTGGCGCTGGATGAACTTATTGCACAGCTGAAAAAGGTGATCTAA
- the iscX gene encoding Fe-S cluster assembly protein IscX yields MSLKWTDSREIALDLLEAYPDTDPKTVRFTDLHQWICELDGFDDDPKRSNEGILEAVIMIWMDEFD; encoded by the coding sequence ATGAGCCTTAAATGGACCGACAGTCGAGAAATCGCGCTCGACTTATTAGAAGCTTATCCAGATACGGATCCTAAAACCGTGCGCTTTACTGACTTGCATCAGTGGATTTGTGAGTTAGACGGTTTTGATGACGATCCTAAGCGCTCCAATGAGGGCATTTTAGAAGCCGTGATCATGATCTGGATGGATGAATTTGATTAA